The DNA region CCTCGTTGAATTAAACCGGTAAAACTGAAGCAAATATCCGTTGGAACATTCGCACTCATACCGAGCAGCTCACACATTCAAACTTCCTCATAACCACACATCAAGAACGGTAACTTAAAGAACTAAAAGATTAATCTTCCATTTCTTTTTCAATTAATTGAATCACAATATGAATAATTTTAATGTGAATCTCTTGAATACGATCAGCATAACCAAAATGAGGAACACGAATTTCAACATCGGCAATGCCCGCCATTTTCCCACCATCTTTACCCGTGAGGGCAATGGTCTTCATACCTTTTGATTTGGCAGCTTCCATGGCTTTTAAAATGTTACCTGAATTACCAGAAGTGGACAGGCCAAATAATACGTCACCTTTACTGCCAACAGCTTCTAGATAACGAGAAAATACATACTCATAACCAAAGTCATTACTCACACAAGACAAATGACTCGGATCTGAAATGGCAATCCCAGGGTATCCCGGACGATTCTCACGGTATCGGCCTGTGAGCTCTTCAGCAAAATGCATAGCATCACAA from Vibrio casei includes:
- the lpcA gene encoding D-sedoheptulose 7-phosphate isomerase — its product is MYQDLIRSELTEAAQVLNDFLSDDKNLQDIESAAKMIADSFKQGGKVLSCGNGGSHCDAMHFAEELTGRYRENRPGYPGIAISDPSHLSCVSNDFGYEYVFSRYLEAVGSKGDVLFGLSTSGNSGNILKAMEAAKSKGMKTIALTGKDGGKMAGIADVEIRVPHFGYADRIQEIHIKIIHIVIQLIEKEMED